The Micropterus dolomieu isolate WLL.071019.BEF.003 ecotype Adirondacks linkage group LG20, ASM2129224v1, whole genome shotgun sequence genome has a segment encoding these proteins:
- the chrna3 gene encoding neuronal acetylcholine receptor subunit alpha-3 isoform X2 yields MSQLVKVDEVNQIMETNLWLRHIWNDYKLRWNPKEFGGVEFIRVPSNRIWKPDIVLYNNAVGDFQVDDKTKALLRYNGDVTWIPPAIFKSSCKIDVTYFPFDYQNCTMKFGSWTYDKAKIDLVLIGSTINLKDFWESGEWTIIDAPGYKHDIKYNCCEEIYTDITYSLYIRRLPLFYTINMIIPCLLISFLTVLVFYLPSDCGEKVTLCISVLLSLTVFLLVITETIPSTSLVIPLIGEYLLFTMIFVTLSIVITVFVLNVHYRTPKTHTMPCWVRTVFLGLLPRVMFMTRPERDPGQVTVPGSVKTMHSRPCAIHSSSTLQKQHKPQALASSVVSSLTNRQRLFNNTELSNLNNLSGDPAKGAGSAFLCCEGRCSCGWHQRSSKLPADSGGGSSAVGAGGGSRCSSSESLDGGIMSLLPLSPEVREAIESVKYIAENMRLQNEAKEVQDDWKYVAMVVDRIFLWVFVLVCILGTAGLFLQPLLLVEDI; encoded by the exons ATCTGGAATGACTACAAACTCAGATGGAATCCAAAAGAATTTGGAGGCGTTGAGTTTATCCGAGTGCCGTCCAACAGGATATGGAAGCCAGACATTGTGCTATACAACAA tGCAGTTGGAGATTTCCAGGTAGATGACAAAACAAAGGCCCTGCTTCGTTACAATGGTGATGTTACCTGGATCCCTCCAGCTATATTCAAGAGCTCCTGCAAGATTGACGTCACTTACTTCCCCTTCGACTACCAAAACTGCACCATGAAGTTTGGCTCCTGGACATATGACAAGGCCAAGATCGATCTGGTGCTAATTGGCTCAACCATCAACCTCAAGGACTTCTGGGAGAGCGGCGAGTGGACGATCATCGATGCCCCCGGTTACAAACATGACATAAAGTACAACTGCTGTGAGGAAATCTACACGGATATCACTTATTCTTTGTACATCCGCCGTCTGCCACTTTTCTACACCATCAACATGATCATCCCCTGcctcctcatctccttcctCACCGTGCTTGTCTTCTACCTGCCGTCTGATTGTGGTGAGAAAGTCACTCTGTGTATCTCCGTCCTGCTGTCTTTAACTGTCTTCCTCCTCGTTATAACAGAGACCATCCCCTCCACCTCACTAGTCATCCCCTTGATTGGCGAGTACCTCCTCTTCACCATGATCTTTGTCACCCTCTCTATTGTCATCACTGTTTTCGTGTTAAACGTCCACTACCGCACACCAAAGACCCACACTATGCCCTGCTGGGTGCGGACTGTGTTCTTGGGACTGCTGCCCAGGGTGATGTTCATGACTAGGCCAGAGAGGGACCCCGGGCAGGTGACAGTGCCTGGCAGTGTTAAGACCATGCATTCAAGGCCCTGTGCCATTCATTCGTCAAGTACTTTGCAGAAGCAGCACAAACCTCAGGCCCTGGCCTCCAGCGTGGTGTCCAGTCTGACAAACCGCCAACGGCTTTTCAACAACACAGAGCTCTCCAACCTCAATAACTTAAGTGGAGACCCGGCCAAAGGTGCAGGCTCCGCGTTTTTATGCTGTGAGGGCCGCTGCAGCTGTGGCTGGCACCAGCGATCCAGCAAACTGCCTGCAGACTCCGGGGGTGGGA GCAGTGCTGTTGGGGCCGGAGGGGGGAGTCGGTGCTCCAGCTCCGAGTCTCTGGATGGAGGAATCATGTCACTGTTGCCGCTCTCCCCTGAGGTCAGGGAGGCGATCGAGAGTGTCAAATACATAGCAGAGAACATGAGGCTACAGAATGAAGCAAAAGAG GTTCAGGATGACTGGAAGTACGTTGCCATGGTTGTCGACAGGATCTTCCTGTGGGTTTTTGTCCTCGTGTGCATCCTGGGTACAGCTGGCCTCTTCCTCCAGCCTCTATTACTTGTGGAGGACATTTGA
- the chrna3 gene encoding neuronal acetylcholine receptor subunit alpha-3 isoform X1 produces the protein MSQLVKVDEVNQIMETNLWLRHIWNDYKLRWNPKEFGGVEFIRVPSNRIWKPDIVLYNNAVGDFQVDDKTKALLRYNGDVTWIPPAIFKSSCKIDVTYFPFDYQNCTMKFGSWTYDKAKIDLVLIGSTINLKDFWESGEWTIIDAPGYKHDIKYNCCEEIYTDITYSLYIRRLPLFYTINMIIPCLLISFLTVLVFYLPSDCGEKVTLCISVLLSLTVFLLVITETIPSTSLVIPLIGEYLLFTMIFVTLSIVITVFVLNVHYRTPKTHTMPCWVRTVFLGLLPRVMFMTRPERDPGQVTVPGSVKTMHSRPCAIHSSSTLQKQHKPQALASSVVSSLTNRQRLFNNTELSNLNNLSGDPAKGAGSAFLCCEGRCSCGWHQRSSKLPADSGGGSGGLGSLGPLTGGSAVGAGGGSRCSSSESLDGGIMSLLPLSPEVREAIESVKYIAENMRLQNEAKEVQDDWKYVAMVVDRIFLWVFVLVCILGTAGLFLQPLLLVEDI, from the exons ATCTGGAATGACTACAAACTCAGATGGAATCCAAAAGAATTTGGAGGCGTTGAGTTTATCCGAGTGCCGTCCAACAGGATATGGAAGCCAGACATTGTGCTATACAACAA tGCAGTTGGAGATTTCCAGGTAGATGACAAAACAAAGGCCCTGCTTCGTTACAATGGTGATGTTACCTGGATCCCTCCAGCTATATTCAAGAGCTCCTGCAAGATTGACGTCACTTACTTCCCCTTCGACTACCAAAACTGCACCATGAAGTTTGGCTCCTGGACATATGACAAGGCCAAGATCGATCTGGTGCTAATTGGCTCAACCATCAACCTCAAGGACTTCTGGGAGAGCGGCGAGTGGACGATCATCGATGCCCCCGGTTACAAACATGACATAAAGTACAACTGCTGTGAGGAAATCTACACGGATATCACTTATTCTTTGTACATCCGCCGTCTGCCACTTTTCTACACCATCAACATGATCATCCCCTGcctcctcatctccttcctCACCGTGCTTGTCTTCTACCTGCCGTCTGATTGTGGTGAGAAAGTCACTCTGTGTATCTCCGTCCTGCTGTCTTTAACTGTCTTCCTCCTCGTTATAACAGAGACCATCCCCTCCACCTCACTAGTCATCCCCTTGATTGGCGAGTACCTCCTCTTCACCATGATCTTTGTCACCCTCTCTATTGTCATCACTGTTTTCGTGTTAAACGTCCACTACCGCACACCAAAGACCCACACTATGCCCTGCTGGGTGCGGACTGTGTTCTTGGGACTGCTGCCCAGGGTGATGTTCATGACTAGGCCAGAGAGGGACCCCGGGCAGGTGACAGTGCCTGGCAGTGTTAAGACCATGCATTCAAGGCCCTGTGCCATTCATTCGTCAAGTACTTTGCAGAAGCAGCACAAACCTCAGGCCCTGGCCTCCAGCGTGGTGTCCAGTCTGACAAACCGCCAACGGCTTTTCAACAACACAGAGCTCTCCAACCTCAATAACTTAAGTGGAGACCCGGCCAAAGGTGCAGGCTCCGCGTTTTTATGCTGTGAGGGCCGCTGCAGCTGTGGCTGGCACCAGCGATCCAGCAAACTGCCTGCAGACTCCGGGGGTGGGAGTGGAGGGCTGGGTAGCCTAGGGCCACTGACTGGAGGCAGTGCTGTTGGGGCCGGAGGGGGGAGTCGGTGCTCCAGCTCCGAGTCTCTGGATGGAGGAATCATGTCACTGTTGCCGCTCTCCCCTGAGGTCAGGGAGGCGATCGAGAGTGTCAAATACATAGCAGAGAACATGAGGCTACAGAATGAAGCAAAAGAG GTTCAGGATGACTGGAAGTACGTTGCCATGGTTGTCGACAGGATCTTCCTGTGGGTTTTTGTCCTCGTGTGCATCCTGGGTACAGCTGGCCTCTTCCTCCAGCCTCTATTACTTGTGGAGGACATTTGA